A portion of the Manihot esculenta cultivar AM560-2 chromosome 2, M.esculenta_v8, whole genome shotgun sequence genome contains these proteins:
- the LOC110610051 gene encoding filament-like plant protein has product MEKRKWLWKKKSSERSPGETESSGSLSSHSERFSDEQDASKASPNTDNQSPEVTSKAYVRNEDVNDSVKILTERLSAALVNVSAKDDLVKQHSKVAEEAVAGWEKAENEVAALKKQLEAAIQQNSSLEDRVSHLDGALKECVRQLRQAREEHEEKVHEAVVRKTLEWESTKSELENQLLELKRKAEAAELESLPQIDPELCYKLEYLEKDNASLKLELLSLSEELEVRTIERDLSTQAAETASKQHLESIKKMAKLEAECRRVKAIGCKSTPLNDHKTSTASSFYVDSLTDSQSDSGERLNAVELETRKMSCSEPYRCEASCADSWASALIAELDQFKNEKSVKRSLPSSAIEIDLMDDFLEMERLAALPETERESHHPETKAVAEKSIDVESSLRAELESMVHQTAELEEKLQKMEVEKVELEEKLQKMEVEKVKLEEKIQKMEAEKVESEEMLEKSQVERNELEMVLTVCQEKNEEFQIQLKEAELKLEALQQELSIANESKQQIESQLVNVEVDARTMASKVNSLEAVIQKEKDLSAGIAVKCRALEGELSEKNKEVERQKLASSNSELKIKQEDLAVAAGRLAECQKTIASLGKQLRSLATLEDFLIDTASLPEFNAGGLLMHRASGESWKDHCSDTLSPKRDSSSSRIASENSCPLVNKNEGHSPPSSSLSTSSATSNHSSSDKNRNGFAKFFSRSKNGIQLEI; this is encoded by the exons ATGGAAAAGAGGAAATGGCTATGGAAGAAGAAGTCTTCCGAGAGGAGCCCTGGTGAAACCGAGAGTTCAGGATCACTATCTTCACATTCTGAGAGATTCTCCGATGAGCAA GACGCCTCAAAGGCATCTCCAAATACTGATAATCAATCTCCTGAAGTCACATCAAAAGCTTATGTCAGGAATGAAGATGTCAATGATAGTGTTAAGATTTTAACAGAAAGGTTATCAGCTGCCCTTGTGAATGTTAGTGCCAAAGACGACTTGGTAAAGCAGCACTCCAAAGTTGCTGAGGAAGCTGTTGCAG GCTGGGAAAAGGCTGAAAATGAAGTAGCTGCACTAAAGAAACAACTTGAAGCTGCCATTCAGCAGAACTCTTCATTGGAAGATAGGGTGAGCCATCTTGATGGTGCCCTCAAGGAATGTGTTAGGCAGCTGAGACAGGCAAGAGAGGAGCACGAAGAAAAGGTCCATGAAGCCGTGGTAAGAAAAACACTTGAATGGGAATCCACAAAATCTGAACTTGAGAACCAGCTTCTTGAGCTGAAGAGAAAAGCAGAAGCTGCTGAGTTAGAATCTCTGCCTCAAATTGATCCGGAACTATGCTATAAGCTCGAATATTTGGAGAAAGATAATGCTTCCCTGAAGCTTGAGCTCCTATCTCTATCTGAGGAGTTAGAAGTCAGAACAATTGAAAGGGACTTGAGTACCCAAGCAGCTGAAACAGCAAGCAAGCAACACTTGGAGAGCATAAAGAAAATGGCAAAGCTTGAAGCTGAATGCCGTAGGGTAAAAGCCATTGGTTGCAAATCAACACCACTTAATGATCATAAAACTTCTACTGCATCTTCATTTTATGTTGACTCTCTCACTGATAGTCAATCAGATAGTGGGGAGAGGCTTAATGCTGTGGAGCTGGAAACTCGCAAAATGAGTTGTTCGGAACCTTACAGATGTGAGGCAAGTTGCGCAGACTCATGGGCATCTGCATTGATTGCTGAGCTTGATCAATTCAAGAATGAAAAAAGTGTTAAAAGAAGTCTCCCATCCTCGGCAATTGAAATAGATCTCATGGATGATTTTCTTGAAATGGAACGACTGGCTGCTTTGCCAGAGACTGAAAGGGAAAGTCATCATCCTGAAACAAAAGCGGTTGCAGAAAAATCCATTGATGTAGAAAGCTCATTAAGAGCTGAACTTGAAAGTATGGTTCATCAAACAGCTGAATTGGAAGAGAAACTACAGAAGATGGAAGTAGAAAAAGTTGAACTGGAAGAGAAACTACAAAAGATGGAAGTAGAAAAGGTCAAATTGGAGGAGAAGATACAAAAGATGGAAGCAGAAAAAGTTGAATCAGAAGAAATGCTAGAGAAGTCACAAGTAGAGAGAAATGAATTGGAGATGGTTCTCACTGTGTGTCAGGAAAAGAATGAAGAATTTCAAATACAGCTGAAGGAAGCTGAACTAAAGTTGGAAGCACTGCAACAAGAGTTATCAATTGCAAATGAATCAAAGCAGCAAATTGAATCACAACTTGTAAATGTAGAAGTAGATGCTCGGACCATGGCTTCAAAGGTTAACTCACTAGAAGCAGTGATTCAAAAGGAGAAGGATCTGTCAGCAGGAATTGCAGTCAAGTGCCGGGCATTGGAAGGAGAGCTATCCGAAAAGAACAAGGAAGTTGAACGCCAGAAATTGGCAAGCTCAAATAGTGAACTGAAGATAAAGCAG GAGGACCTAGCTGTAGCAGCTGGGAGACTTGCTGAATGCCAGAAAACAATAGCATCTCTAGGAAAGCAGCTGAGATCTCTAGCAACCCTAGAGGACTTCTTAATCGACACTGCAAGCCTACCAGAGTTCAATGCAGGAGGATTACTGATGCATAGAGCTAGTGGAGAATCTTGGAAAGATCATTGCAGTGACACATTATCACCTAAAAGGGATTCCAGCTCTTCAAGAATAGCCAGTGAGAATTCTTGCcctttagttaataaaaatgaaGGGCACTCACCCCCATCTTCATCATTGTCAACTTCATCAGCCACATCAAACCACAGCAGTTCTGACAAGAACCGAAATGGTTTCGCAAAATTTTTCTCTAGAAGCAAGAATGGCATACAACTAGAAATTTAG
- the LOC110609367 gene encoding chlorophyllide a oxygenase, chloroplastic isoform X1, with protein sequence MNTVATAAALSLPISLCRSSKLNTKKDKGFLMEFNCCNLNGRLLASSENSLAKGVRGGFRVLAVFGEEGGLQDKKSVWDNIFDVEDPRSKMPQCKGKFLDVNQALEVARYDIQYCDWRARQDVLTIMLLHEKVVEVLNPLARDYKSIGTLRKELAGLQEELNRAHEQVHISEARVATALDKLAHMEALVNDRLLQDRSTTESDQTSSFPSTSTQPLDTMKGRLPQKSLNVSGPVQPYSSHLKNFWYPVAFSTDLKDDTMVPIDCFEEPWVIFRGKDGKPGCVQNSCAHRACPLHLGSVNEGRIQCPYHGWEYTIDGKCEKMPSTRLLNVKIKSLPCFEKEGMIWVWPGSDPPPATLPSLQPPPGFVIHAEIVMELPVEHGLLLDNLLDLAHAPFTHTSTFAKGWSVPSLVKFLTPASGLEGYWDPYPIDMEFRPPCMVLSTIGISKPGKLEGKSTRQCATHLHQLHVCMPSSRNKTRLLYRMSLDFAPVLKHIPFMQYLWRHFAEQVLNEDLRLVVGQQERMINGANVWNLPVSYDKLGVRYRLWRDAVERGAKQLPFSKST encoded by the exons ATGAACACTGTTGCTACTGCTGCAGCGCTCTCTCTGCCCATTTCTTTGTGTAGATCATCTAAGCTCAATACTAAAAAG GACAAGGGATTTTTAATGGAGTTTAACTGCTGCAACTTAAATGGCCGCTTGTTAGCATCCTCAGAAAACAGTTTGGCTAAG GGAGTTAGGGGTGGGTTTCGGGTGTTAGCAGTATTTGGGGAGGAAGGTGGGCTGCAGGATAAGAAGAGTGTATGGGATAACATCTTTGATGTTGAGGATCCGAGATCTAAGATGCCACAATGTAAAGGGAAATTCTTGGATGTAAATCAAGCACTCGAAGTGGCTAGATATGACATTCAGTACTGTGATTGGCGAGCTCGACAAGATGTTCTTACCATTATGCTCCTCCATGAAAAG GTTGTGGAAGTTCTAAACCCTCTAGCTCGCGATTACAAGTCTATTGGCACCTTGAGGAAGGAGCTTGCTGGGTTGCAAGAAGAATTAAACCGAGCTCATGAACAG GTTCATATATCTGAAGCAAGGGTTGCTACTGCCTTGGATAAACTAGCGCACATGGAAGCATTGGTTAATGATAGGCTGTTACAAGATAGAAGCACAACGGAGTCTGACCAAACATCCTCTTTTCCTAGTACTTCTACTCAACCTCTGGATACCATGAAAGGGAGATTGCCACAGAAAAGCTTGAATGTTTCAGGTCCAGTTCAACCTTACAGTTCCCACCTTAAGAATTTCTGGTACCCTGTTGCATTCTCTACCGATCTAAAGGATGATACCATG GTTCCGATTGATTGCTTTGAGGAACCATGGGTTATCTTTCGTGGGAAAGATGGGAAACCTGGATGTGTCCAGAACTCATGTGCACATAGAGCCTGCCCTCTTCACCTTGGTTCAGTAAATGAGGGTCGGATCCAATGTCCTTACCATG GGTGGGAATACACAATAGATGGAAAATGTGAGAAGATGCCATCGACACGACTACTTAATGTGAAGATAAAGTCGTTGCCATGTTTTGAGAAAGAAGGGATGATATGGGTTTGGCCTGGTAGCGACCCTCCACCAGCAACACTTCCTTCATTACAGCCTCCTCCAGGTTTTGTAATCCATGCTGAG ATTGTCATGGAACTTCCAGTGGAACATGGGCTACTTTTGGATAACCTGTTAGATCTTGCACATGCCCCTTTTACTCACACATCTACCTTTGCAAAGGGCTGGAGTGTTCCTAG CTTGGTGAAGTTTTTAACGCCTGCATCTGGACTTGAAGGATACTGGGACCCCTATCCAATAGATATGGAATTCCGACCACCTTGTATGGTGTTATCAACCATCGGGATCTCAAAGCCTGGAAAGCTAGAGGGGAAAAGTACTAGGCAATGTGCAACTCACCTTCACCAACTTCATGTATGCATGCCTTCATCAAGAAATAAGACTAGGTTATTATACAGGATGTCTCTCGATTTTGCTCCTGTGCTAAAACACATTCCTTTCATGCAATATCTATGGAGACATTTTGCTGAGCAG